The DNA sequence CTCTTTCTCTAGCAGCTTAGCCTGTCTAGCACTATTTGCTAATTTATACTTAGGCTGTTGCAAAAGCGATTTCTTCAGTTGGTACTTCGCGGAGCGGTCGGCTGTTCTAACGCTTTCAAgtaccttctcctctttatcGAAAAGAGCTTTGCGTTCACGTTGAGCAATAGCACGGGCGCTACCACTCAGAGAGCCAGTATAGGGGACGCTCAAATTGAtaggtcggccttttcgtGAACCCCCACTACCTCTTTGATCTAAGATACCGTCAATCTCGTCAGCTTCACACGCAAATCCCTGCTTATATTAGCATAAGCTGTGATAAATGGCTGTGATTATTACATCGGTAAGCTGCTCCCACTCATCTTGTTCGAACCCAGGCGGAGGTTCAagtttgatggctggaactaggccttcaggtacgtcgccgacttgctctttcgcgacaggcatggcggggactgtgataatgcgctgttgtaaatggggtgtttTCAATGTAGTAAAGAGAGTTATTAGGTGTTGGGAGTTACTGGGCGTCAGGGGCTGGAGAAATGGGTAGACAGCATTATGCTCACCTAGAAatggtccgtgcgctgctgcctgcgCTAGCGCGAAAACGCGGAAATTACCCAAAATGATCAACACATCGATGATTCCTTCATTTTTGGGCTGTACGCATGCGCGAGCTCGGCGTTTATCACAGCAGTTTAACACGTTTGTATGATATGCTCGCTACTGATTTTGCAACAGAAATGGTTGTATGCGATCGTGAAACAGCAAATTACGTCATGcagtccgtgcgctgctgcctttactagtgcggaaatcgggaaattgccgtcgcccaaactttccagctacctaactCTTTCAGCCTACTACTTTCTTAATTGTCGACCACATTTATCACAGTAATTAATCACATACGTCGCCTACGTTCATCATCTACTCTACTACGCAATGGCAAGGACAAAACCACGGCCTAAGGTCACCGGTAAAGCCGGCCGGGGTGGTCCTGATGGCAAGACAGTTACTGGCGGCAAGCCGGCTCAGAAGGCCCTTGCTAGTAAGGCTAGACGTCAAGTAGCAGGAAAGTCTACGCGAAAGGCACCTGTAGCTgttaagaagaagcgcaagtttaAGGCAGGCAGTAGGTTATCACAgtcgtttatcacagctattTTCTAATTTAGCTTAGCTGTCGCATTACGGGAAATCAAGAGATACCAGAGAGGTTTTGAACTACTCTTGCGAAAACTCCCCTTTTCCCGCGTAGTGCGCGAATTTGCACAGGTGCACAAGGCCGATATCCGCTTTCAACGATCTGCAATCGAAGCTCTTCAGGAAGCTACAGAAGCTTTCTTAGTTGGTTATTTTGAGGGTATAGTCTATCTACCCTATACTATTTTTCATTTAATAACTTTTATAGACTGCAACATCAATGCTATTCACGCAAAGAGGGTTACTATTCAAGAGAAGGATTCTCAATTGGCTAGGCGCTACTTTGCGCGCGAGTTACTAGCTTTTCTCTAGATTATAAGATATATCTAGATACACGTGCTTAAATGCTAGCTGGCGAAGCCTCTGTATATTATAAATGAAACTAGTTAATGCTACACTGTGTTAATCTACTGTGATACTATATAAACTTTTCTTTTATTGAAATCTATATTATACATCTTGCAATTTTTTTActataacccaaccctaacccatggtccgtgcgaccccaacccaaccccaacccaaccctaagcttggcgctgacaaatgggttggggttgggttggggtcgcaaaatttctaacccaaccccaaccacaccccgacccatttgccagcgtagGTGTCAGGGAATCAGGGTGATTACCGTGACAGCAGGCTTTTCGAACTTAGAAAGTAGGTAATTATTCTTAATAAGCCACCCTATAGCTGTAAGCTAAAACTGCTAAATATTAAAGCCGCTAAGCTAGTTAGCGACTGCTTAGGCGAGTAGTTTGCTAGCTTACAGCGCGCTATAAACACTGCTTTCTAGCCTTATCTTTAGTGTCTTTCTAGGCGCCACTATCTTATAGCTAACCTTCTTATTAGCTAGGTaatgtgagggatcgatcaagaaagattggatttgacaagatacaagctatcgagctatctacgttgtgagcccgaacttatgctgtgggcgccaaggcgctagtccgataagataagaatcttatcgatatgggggccatggaCCCGTAACAGGTAACGCTTAGCAGCTAATATTAAGCTCGTAGTATAGAAGATCCCGCGCCTAAAGTCGGTGGCCTTGCTACGAAAGCAAAGGTGACAAATCTACAAAATTCGAGCTAGATCGCTGCGAGAAGCGACGCGATAGCTATATTAATAGACCTAGCTTTTCTTGTATTTGTAGGTAGAGAGTAGCAGCTAAAACTTCTTTAAGCGACTCTAATCTATGCCGTTATGATTGTCTATAAGATAAGCGTTAAACGCTTCAATTTCCTCCTCGCTCTCCTTATTAGGCGCTTCTAAAGCCGCCGCggtggcatgctcgctgccttTAGGTGGTGCAGTAATAGAGTCTGCAGCGCGCAACTCTCGAATTCGCGCTTCGAATGTAGGGGCCTAGGACGCGCTCACTAGGGCTTGAAAGGCGTTCGCGAGAGGTAGAGGAGAAGGAGATTTTAACGGTTCTGGTGGCTCCTAGGAGTTAATATTAATAGGCTGACTAGCGGTGCCTTTGGCGCGTTTCTTTGGGCGTTGTGACGCGCCAGAACCACCACGTTTGGCGGGATTTTTGGGGGCGTTAGGCATAAGGGCGACGGCAAGTAGATAGTGATGAAATATTAAACAAATTTAATATATAGAGCGTGGGTGGATGGGGCGGAAAATACTGTGTATATGGCACGACGCGTCCATGAGGATGATCTGCGTGGCTTACTAAGCTAAACTACAACACCATAAAACTATCGTGAGATGGCTTTTACTGCAAAACTAGCTGCCTCAACGCCCACTAACGCCCACGCGCCTACATGCTACCCACCAATCAGGCCACCTCAAGCCATCAAGCTTTTTGGCCCCCCTTCAGCCGGGCGGATACCTATtttgtcgagacgcggtgagagccttcactagtattcacggtgaatcaggcttcccgcgctctgattggccaggcactgattagtcagctgctccgtgcgcgcaccatagatattctccctcctcccgtagctccaatacaacaagttcacacacgtttctccaccttcatcatATTTTAAGAGGCCTGCGGCCGGCTGGTTGGCTTGAGGAAAATAGGTATCCAGCCATCCGGCCATC is a window from the Pyrenophora tritici-repentis strain M4 chromosome 7, whole genome shotgun sequence genome containing:
- a CDS encoding HHT1, Histones H3 and H4, giving the protein MARTKPRPKVTGKAGRGGPDGKTVTGGKPAQKALASKARRQVAGKSTRKAPVAVKKKRKFKAGTVALREIKRYQRGFELLLRKLPFSRVVREFAQVHKADIRFQRSAIEALQEATEAFLVGYFEDCNINAIHAKRVTIQEKDSQLARRYFARELLAFL